The DNA segment CCGAGGCCACGACGATGCTCTACGGCGCGCGCGAGTGCGCCCGGCTGATCGTCGAGGAGGGCCTCGACACCACCATCGCGCGGCACGAGCTGCACGGTGCGGCGATGCTCGCCGGCGTCCAGGGGCTCGGCCTCCGCGTGTTCGGCGACCTCGCGCACAAGATGAACAACGTCGTCGCGGTGCACATCCCGGACGGCGTGAACGGCGATGCGGTGCGCGGCGCGATGCTGGAGGACTTCGGCATCGAGATCGGCACCTCCTTCGGGCCGCTGCACGGCAAGGTCTGGCGGATCGGCACCATGGGCTACAACGCCCGCCAGGACACGGTGCTGACCACTCTCGCCGCGCTCGAGGCGGTCCTGCGGCGCGCGGGCGCGACCGTCGCTCCGGGCGGCGGCGTCGCGGGCGCGTACGGCGTCTACGACTCGGCACGGGGAGGCGCGGCGTGAGCGTCGTCGACGCCGCCGCGATCATGGCGCGCTGCGACGAGCTCGCCGCGGTGTCGAGCACCCGCGGTGCGATCGAGCGCGTCTACCTCTCTCCCGAGCACGCCCGCGTCAACGCGATGGCCGCGCGCTGGATGGAGGACGCCGGCATGCGCACCTGGCAGGACGCGGCCGGCAACCAGTGCGGCCGCTACGAGGGCGCGACGCCCGGGCTGCCCGCGCTGCTGCTCGGTTCGCACCTGGACACCGTGCCCGATGCGGGGCGCTACGACGGGATCCTCGGCGTGATGCTCGCGATCGCCGTCGTCTCCCGGCTGAACGCCGCGGGCACGCGCCTGCCGTTCGCCGTCGAGGTCGTCGCGTTCGGCGACGAGGAGGGCACCCGCTTCGGCACGGCCCTGCTCGGCTCCCGCGCGGTCGCCGGCACCTGGGACGAGCACTGGTGGGAGCTGGAGGACGCGCACGGCACGACCCTCGTCGAGGCGTTCCACGAGTTCGGTCTCGACCCCTCGCGCATCTCGACCGCGGCGCGCGACGCGGCCGACGTCCTCGCCTACCTCGAGACGCACATCGAGCAGGGCCCGTACCTGGAGGAGGCGGACCGCGCCCTCGGCGTCGTCTCCTCCATCGCCGGGGCCCGCCGCTTCGCGCTGACCCTCACCGGCAAGGCCGGGCACGCGGGCGGCGTGCCGTTCGACCGCCGCCGCGACGCGCTGACCGGGGCCGCCGAGGCCGTGCTCGCCGTCGAGCGCATCGCCCGCGAGCACGGGGCGATCGCCACCGTCGGTCGCCTCGAGGCGTTCCCCGGCGCGGTCAACGTCATCCCGGGCCGGGTCGAGTTCTCGCTCGATCTGCGGGCCGAGTTCGACGACGTCCGCGACACCGTCTGGGACGGGATCGAGCACGCGATGTCGGAGACGGCCCGCCGCCGCCGACTCGCGCTGACCGTCGAGGAGACGCACGGAGCGCCCGCCGTCGTCGCGGCCGACTGGCTGCAGGACGTCGTCCGCACCGGAATCCGCGCGACCGGCGACGCGGAGCCGATGGTGCTGTTCTCCAAGGCCGGGCACGACGCGATGGCGATCGCCGACCTCACCGAGTACGCGATGCTCTTCGTCCGCTGCGAGGGCGGCGTCAGCCACCACCCCGAGGAGAACGTGACCGAGGCCGATGTCGCGACCGCGCTGGACGCCTTCGAGGCGGCGGTGCACGCGTTCGCCGAGGCGCGGGCAGGACGGGTGTGACCGCCTCGGCGCCGATCGCCGAGCACCGCACCGACGCCTCCGCACCGAGCATCGGACACCGGATCGACGCGGGCTACGCCTCGCTCTCGCGGCAGGAGCAGCGCGCGGCCGACTTCATCCTCGACCACCTCGGCGACCTCGCCAGCTACACCGCCACCGAGCTCGCGCAGCACAGCGGAGTCTCGAAGGCCACGGTCTCGCGGCTCTTCCGCCGGCTGGGCTTCTCCAACTCGCAGGAGGTGCGCGAGCACGCCCGCGCGCTGCGCAGCTCCGGGGTGCCGGTCGGCCCGGCCTCGGCCGGTGCCCCCGCCGACGCGCTGGCCGCGCACCTCGAGAGCGAGCACGCGAACCTCCGCCGCCTCGCCACGACCTTCGCCGACGGGCGGCTCGAGGAGTCCGTCCGACTGCTCTCGGGCGCCCGCGAGGTCGTCGTGATCGGCCTGCGCAACAGCTACCCGGTCGCGCTGCACCTGCGCCAGCAGCTCGCCCAGGCGCGCGCCCGGGTGCGGATCGCGCCGCAGCCCGGGCAGTCGCTCGGCGAGGAGATCGCCGGGCTCGGCGCGGAGGACGCGGTGGTGCTGGTCGGCTTCCGGCGGCGGCCCGCCTCCTTCGCGGCCGTCGTCGAGGTGCTGGCCGCGCACGGGGTGCCCGTCGTGCTGCTCGCCGACGCTCACGCACGGCGCTTCGCGGATCGCTGCGCCGTCTGGCTGGAGTGCCCCGTCGACAGCGAGGCGGCCTTCGACAGCTACGCAGCGGCGATGAGCGCGGTCGCCGTGCTGGCCGCCGGGGTGCTCGGCGCAGTGCCGCGGGAGTCGCGCGAGCGGATAGCGGGCATCAGCACGCTCTACGCCGAGCTGGCGGAGCTCGAGGAGCGGCCGTGAGCGCCGAGGCGGCCGAGCTGATCCGGGCGCACGCGCGGCATCCGGTCGGGCGCGACGACGCGATGCCGGCGGAGGTGCTCGGCCGCGCCGAGCTGCTCACCCCGACCTGCGGCGACCGGATCGAGGTCCGGGTCTCTGGAGATGCGGCGGCGCTGGCGATCAGCTGGAGCGGGCGCGGCTGCGAGGTGTCGCAGGGCTCCGCGTCGCTGCTCGCGGACGAGCTCGACGGGCTCGACGCGGTGACGGTCCGCGGGCGCGTCACCGCCTTCCTCGACGCGATGGCGGCGCACGACGCGGTGTCCGGACGCGGGGCGGAATCGGTCGCGGACGGGCCGCTCGGCGACGAGGCGGCGCTGCTGCTGGTCGCCGCGAACCCGGTGCGCTCGGTCTGCGCCACGCTCGCTTGGCGCGCCCTGCGCGACGCGCTCGACGAGAGCGGGCTCGGATGACCGCGTCAGCCGGGTCCGTCGCGGTCGGCTCCCGAGAAGAGATCGCCGCACTCCAACGCGACGGCGCCGTGCCGCGCGAGGTAGTCGCGGGCGCCGGAGTCGCCGGTGAGCGTTGCCGCGAGCGGCCGCCAGTGCGCGCTGCCCAGCAGCACCGGATGACCGGGGCGACCGCGGTAGGTCGCCCGCGCGAGCACCGCCGGACCGACGGGGGAGTCCCGGAGGACGCGCTCGCCGACCGCGGCGGGTTCGTCCGGCAGATCGACGAGCGTCACCAGGGCGGCGTCGCCGTGCGCGGCCCGCAGCCCGGTGCGCAGGGAGGCCGACAGCCCCTCGGCCCAGTCCTCCGCGACGACGACGCCGGCGCGCTCCGGGACCAGGGGCCGCGCCTCCTCGGCCCCGGCGCCGAGCACCACGAGCACGCTCCCGCAGCCCGCGGCCCCGAGGCGCGCCACCGCACGCTCGACCCAGCTCACGCCCTCCGCATCGACCCGCAGCGCCTTCGGTCCGCCCGCCCGGCGGCCGGCGCCCGCGGCGAGCACCACCCCCACCACGTCCATCCGACCATCGTGCCGCACGCCCGGCCCGACGAGGAGACCGCATGACCGACCCCACCACCCTCCGCGACGCGCTGCTGGCGTGCCTCGCCGTCCCGCGCTGGGCCGACGAGGTCGCCGCGGGCGCGCCCTACGCCTCGACCGAGGCTCTCTCCGACGCGGCCGACGCGAGCGCGCGCACGCTGACCGCCGACGAGGTGGAGGCGGCGCTGGCCGACCACCCCCGGATCGGCGAGAAGCACGCGGGGACCGGACGCTCCTCCGACTTCTCCGCCGCCGAGCAGGCGTCGAGCCTCTCGCCGGATGAGGCGCTGGCCGAGCGGCTGCTGGCCGGCAACCGGGCCTACGAGGAGCGGTTCGGGCGGGTGTTCCTCATCCGCGCAGCCGGACGCGACCGATCGGAGATCGTCGCCGAGCTGGAGCGCCGGCTCGCCCTCGACGAGGAGACCGAGCGCGGGATCGTCGCCGACCAGCTGCGCGAGATCACGGTGCTGCGGGTGCGGGCGCTCGGCCCGGAGACCGGCGCCGTCGTGGAGGCGGGTCGATGAGCGCGCACCGCAGTCACGTCACGACGCACGTGCTCGACGCCGTGCTCGGCCGGCCGGCGCAGGACGTGCCGGTCGCGCTCCAGGCGCGACGAGGATCCGGCTGGGAGCCGGTCGCGAGCGCGCGGACGGACGCCGACGGCCGCGTGGCCGAGTTCGGACCTGCCGAGCTGCCCGCGGGGATCTACCGCGTCGTCTTCGACACCGCCGCGTACTTCGAGCGCTCGGGCACCGAGTCGTTCTACCCCGAGGTCGTCGTCGCGTTCCACCTCGAGGACACGGCCGCGCACTTCCACATCCCGCTGCTGCTCAGCCCGTTCGCCTACTCGACCTACCGGGGGAGCTGAGCGTGCAGCTCCGGGAGCTCCTCGACGCACCGACGCTGCGGATCCGCGCCGTGCACACCACCGAGGAGGCGCTCGCGCGCGAGGTGAACTGGACCTTCACCACCGATCTGCTCGACCCGCGCCGCTACCTCGCGCGCGACCAGCTCGTGCTCACCGGCATGATGTGGCGGCGCACGGCCGAGGACAGCGAGACCTTCGTGGCCGCGGTCGCCTCCTCCGGCGCCGTCGCGCTGCTGGCCGGCGAGGGGCTCCTGGGCTTCGTGCCCGACGACCTTGTCGCCGCCTGCCGCGCGCACGGGGTCGCGCTGTTCGCCGTGCCGGCCGACGTGTCCTTCGCCTCGATCACCGCGCACCTCTCCAATGCGCTGGCGGGCGATCGGGTCGCGCGGCTGACCGCCGGGCTCGCGCGCCAGCGGCAGCTGCTGACCGAGGTCTACCGCGGGCAGCTGCTCGACGAGCTGATCGCCCGCACCTCGACCGAGCTCGGGCGGCCGGTGCGGGTGCTGACCGCGACCGGGCGCTCGGCCGCCGCGACCGCGGACCCGCTGAGCAGCGACGAGGTCGACCGCGTCGTGCACGCCGCGCTGACCACGCGCCGCACCCCGGTGACGGTGCCGGACGCGCACGGAGGAGTGCTGTCGATCCTCGCCGTCGCGGGAGCGGAGGAGCACCGCGCCGCCTCGTGGTTCGTCGTCGTCGCCGGTGACTGGAACGAGTGGCACCCCTCGCTGCTCGACGCGATCACCGAGCTGACCGGCGTCATCGGGCTCTACCGGCTGCAGCGCGAAGCGGCCCTGCTCGCCGACGCGGCGCTCGCCGACCGGCTGCTCGAGCTGATCGAGGAGGACAGCGAGCAGCCCGAGACGGCGGTCTACCTCCGCCAGCTGGGCCTCGGCGGCGTCGAGCGCTTCGCGGTGCTGGCGGCGGCGGCGGACGGCGACGGCGAGCTCGCGCGAGCCGTGATCACGGACGCGGTGGCGCACCTGGGCCGGGCCGTGGTGGGGCGCGATGCCGACGGCGCGGTGGCGCTGGTCCCAGTGGCGGACGACGAAGCCCTGGCCGTCGTGACCGCGGCGCTGCGCCGGGCCGGTGCGGCGCTCGACGGAGCGGTGCTGCGGGTCGGAGTGAGCGCGCCGAGTCCGCTGGCCGCGCTCGGTGGGGCGCTGCGGTCGGCGCGGTACGCGCTGCGGCTGCCGTCGGCGCCGGGCGACGCGTCGCCGGTGCGGATCGGGACGGCGGGCGAGGTGACCTCGGCCGTGCAGCTGCTGAGCACGGTGCCCGACCACCTGCGCGCGGTGTTCGTCGAGCTGGTGCTCGGCCGGCTGCTCGAGCACGACGCGCGCTACAACTCGCAGCTGGTGGCGACGCTCTCGGCGTTCCTCGACTGCGGCGGCTCCTGGGTGCGCGCGGCCGAGCAGACGCACCTGCACCTCAACACGGTCCGCTACCGCATCGCCCGCGTGGAGGAGCTGACCCAGCGCGACCTCTCGAACACGTCGGACCGCGCCGACCTCTTCCTGGCGCTGCGGCTGCGCTGAGCGTCCCTGCTCATGCTGATCGAGTAGGGCGCGAAGCGCGCGTATCGAGATCCGCCGGCGTCTGCACGCGTGGGTCTCGATACGCCCCTGGCGGGGCTACTCGACCAGCATGAAAGGGGCGAGGATCCGGACGTCGGTGCACTCTTTCTTGCTGGGTGCACTCTTTCTTGCTGATCGAGTAGCGCGCGCAGCGCGCGTATCGAGATCCGCTGCGTTTGCACGCGTGGGTCTCGATACGCCCCTGGCGGGGCTACTCGACCAGCATGGAGGCTCGCCCTCGGGGGGTCCTCGACGTATAGGCGCTGCGGCTGAGCCGGCCTGCTCAGGAGGCGTCGCGGTCGACGACGGGTTCGAACCAGGCCTGCAGCTCGACGAGTCCGTCCGGGTACTCGGCCGCGCGTTCGATCGCCTCGTCGGTGAGGACGGTCATCCGGACCGTGAAGACCGGGTCGGGATCGTCGCCGCTCGTCTCGCTCGGCTGCCAGAGGCTCGAGGACAGGACGGTCTCGGCTGCGGCGAGGACCGGGTCGACCTGGGCGCGGTCCAGGTCGTCGGCGGTGATGTCCGTCTGCAGGACGCAGAGTGCGCCCGGGTAGGCCGTGGCGAGATCCGCCGCGACGACCGCGGGGTCGGCGTCCGCCGCGACGGACAGCAGTGCGATCTGCGTGCTGTGGTCGACGAACGTCTGCGCGTTGCCGAGCACGGCGCGCGGGTGCGCCTGCTGGTAGGCGGCGGCCTCGTGCAGCCCGAGCGCCGCCATCGACCGCCAGCCGCCCGCCGGAGCGGTGCAGCCCTCGGGCTGCGGGACGGGCTGGGCGTCGGAGTAGGCGATCTTCTCCTCGTCCGTCGCGAAGCTCGGAGCCGGCGTCGGCGCGGCGGTCGGCGTGCTGCTGCCCACGGGGACGTACCGCTCGCCGTCGGCGCTGACGAAGTCGAAGGAGCGTCCCGAGAGGCGTCCGACCACGTAGGCGGGGATCGTCTCGACGCCGTCCTCGGTCCGCGGCCGGAACCCCTGCGCCGCGCTCTGCGAGCGGAGGTCGTCGGGTGCGATCCCGGTGAGGGAGAGCCCGTCCTCGCACGGGGACGGTCCCATGGTGAAGCCGGGATCGCCGTCGAACGGGCAGAGGCGCATCGCGTCGCCGGTGAATCGGACGTCGACGGCTGCCGCGACCAGGTCACCGGCGCTGGGCGCGGCGCTCGCGTCGGGCGTCGACGCCGGTGTCGGAGACGACGCGCAGCCGGCGAGCACGAGGC comes from the Rathayibacter festucae DSM 15932 genome and includes:
- a CDS encoding allantoate amidohydrolase encodes the protein MSVVDAAAIMARCDELAAVSSTRGAIERVYLSPEHARVNAMAARWMEDAGMRTWQDAAGNQCGRYEGATPGLPALLLGSHLDTVPDAGRYDGILGVMLAIAVVSRLNAAGTRLPFAVEVVAFGDEEGTRFGTALLGSRAVAGTWDEHWWELEDAHGTTLVEAFHEFGLDPSRISTAARDAADVLAYLETHIEQGPYLEEADRALGVVSSIAGARRFALTLTGKAGHAGGVPFDRRRDALTGAAEAVLAVERIAREHGAIATVGRLEAFPGAVNVIPGRVEFSLDLRAEFDDVRDTVWDGIEHAMSETARRRRLALTVEETHGAPAVVAADWLQDVVRTGIRATGDAEPMVLFSKAGHDAMAIADLTEYAMLFVRCEGGVSHHPEENVTEADVATALDAFEAAVHAFAEARAGRV
- a CDS encoding MurR/RpiR family transcriptional regulator yields the protein MTASAPIAEHRTDASAPSIGHRIDAGYASLSRQEQRAADFILDHLGDLASYTATELAQHSGVSKATVSRLFRRLGFSNSQEVREHARALRSSGVPVGPASAGAPADALAAHLESEHANLRRLATTFADGRLEESVRLLSGAREVVVIGLRNSYPVALHLRQQLAQARARVRIAPQPGQSLGEEIAGLGAEDAVVLVGFRRRPASFAAVVEVLAAHGVPVVLLADAHARRFADRCAVWLECPVDSEAAFDSYAAAMSAVAVLAAGVLGAVPRESRERIAGISTLYAELAELEERP
- a CDS encoding iron-sulfur cluster assembly scaffold protein — protein: MSAEAAELIRAHARHPVGRDDAMPAEVLGRAELLTPTCGDRIEVRVSGDAAALAISWSGRGCEVSQGSASLLADELDGLDAVTVRGRVTAFLDAMAAHDAVSGRGAESVADGPLGDEAALLLVAANPVRSVCATLAWRALRDALDESGLG
- a CDS encoding nucleotidyltransferase family protein, which encodes MDVVGVVLAAGAGRRAGGPKALRVDAEGVSWVERAVARLGAAGCGSVLVVLGAGAEEARPLVPERAGVVVAEDWAEGLSASLRTGLRAAHGDAALVTLVDLPDEPAAVGERVLRDSPVGPAVLARATYRGRPGHPVLLGSAHWRPLAATLTGDSGARDYLARHGAVALECGDLFSGADRDGPG
- the uraD gene encoding 2-oxo-4-hydroxy-4-carboxy-5-ureidoimidazoline decarboxylase — encoded protein: MTDPTTLRDALLACLAVPRWADEVAAGAPYASTEALSDAADASARTLTADEVEAALADHPRIGEKHAGTGRSSDFSAAEQASSLSPDEALAERLLAGNRAYEERFGRVFLIRAAGRDRSEIVAELERRLALDEETERGIVADQLREITVLRVRALGPETGAVVEAGR
- the uraH gene encoding hydroxyisourate hydrolase, translating into MSAHRSHVTTHVLDAVLGRPAQDVPVALQARRGSGWEPVASARTDADGRVAEFGPAELPAGIYRVVFDTAAYFERSGTESFYPEVVVAFHLEDTAAHFHIPLLLSPFAYSTYRGS
- a CDS encoding helix-turn-helix domain-containing protein gives rise to the protein MQLRELLDAPTLRIRAVHTTEEALAREVNWTFTTDLLDPRRYLARDQLVLTGMMWRRTAEDSETFVAAVASSGAVALLAGEGLLGFVPDDLVAACRAHGVALFAVPADVSFASITAHLSNALAGDRVARLTAGLARQRQLLTEVYRGQLLDELIARTSTELGRPVRVLTATGRSAAATADPLSSDEVDRVVHAALTTRRTPVTVPDAHGGVLSILAVAGAEEHRAASWFVVVAGDWNEWHPSLLDAITELTGVIGLYRLQREAALLADAALADRLLELIEEDSEQPETAVYLRQLGLGGVERFAVLAAAADGDGELARAVITDAVAHLGRAVVGRDADGAVALVPVADDEALAVVTAALRRAGAALDGAVLRVGVSAPSPLAALGGALRSARYALRLPSAPGDASPVRIGTAGEVTSAVQLLSTVPDHLRAVFVELVLGRLLEHDARYNSQLVATLSAFLDCGGSWVRAAEQTHLHLNTVRYRIARVEELTQRDLSNTSDRADLFLALRLR